One region of Thunnus albacares chromosome 20, fThuAlb1.1, whole genome shotgun sequence genomic DNA includes:
- the zgc:171971 gene encoding DNA-directed RNA polymerase III subunit RPC4 isoform X1, which produces MTDSGDRESASCSSGLSGTGLGFPAGRGLPSRVRSLSSPTPHGRLTSLRTRDLTLGGAFKKTKKIFEPNVHAVRKSKDELKEEMHVAPKKERREREERRRENRGRRREKPQTIQSHSIFEQGPADTVRKTGWRGATDLCDSTASPVCKLVKKERKESEEDEDEMLRELQRDNFIDDPGLKNDAKLKPIQLPLSQSSSFMKSQTLTCTENPPLFRPPSWGAQGRAGHSSTQLPKEGQPSLVELLQDLSLSGREELFFMQLPDCMPARASGQKANPALRSTAEKPAKKDNKSEDKRPVHLQAQEAVVKEGCPVLSEFSDGLLGKLQIRKSGKVELKLGDIVMDVSEGAAFSFLQQLVSVHLSDSRTGDMMVLGNVQHKLVLSPDFQALLQQAATQQQQGP; this is translated from the exons ATGACTGACTCGGGGGATAGAGAAAGTGCTTCTTGCTCCTCCGGCCTCAGTGGGACCGGGCTGGGTTTCCCCGCGGGCAGAGGGCTTCCCAGCCGGGTCAGAAGCCTGTCCTCCCCCACTCCTCATGGAAGACTGACATCCCTTAGAACCAGAGACCTGACACTGGGGGGAGccttcaaaaaaacaaag aaaatCTTTGAGCCAAACGTCCATGCTGTGAGGAAAAGCAAAGATGA GTTAAAGGAAGAGATGCATGTGGCTccaaaaaaggagagaagagagagggaggagaggagaagagagaacagagggaggagaagagagaagccTCAGACCATCCAGTCTCACTCCATATTTGAGCAGGGTCCTGCTGACACTGTACGCAAAACAG GTTGGCGTGGTGCTACAGACCTGTGTGACTCCACCGCTTCTCCTGTCTGTAAACTtgtgaaaaaagagaggaaagaatctgaggaggatgaagatgagatGCTCAGAGAACTTCAAAGAGATAAT TTTATCGATGACCCAGGTTTGAAGAATGATGCCAAGCTGAAACCCATCCAGCTGCCTCTGTCTCAGTCCAGCAGCTTCATGAAGAGTCAAACACTGACAT GTACAGAGAACCCTCCTCTGTTCAGACCTCCATCCTGGGGAGCTCAGGGTAGAGCAGGTCACAGCAGTACACAGCTGCCCAAAGAAGGACAGCCATCCCTGGTAGAACTGCTGCAGGATCTCAGCCTGTCTGGCAGAGAGGAGCTCTTTTTCATGCAGTTACCTGACTGTATGCCGGCCAGAGCATCTGGACAAAAGGCCAACCCTGCTCTCAGATCTACAGCAGAGAAACCTGCCAAGAAGGACAACAAGTCTGAAGACAAGAGGCCTGTGCATCTGCAAGCACAA GAGGCTGTGGTGAAGGAGGGCTGTCCTGTACTGTCAGAATTCTCAGATGGACTTCTTGGTAAACTCCAGATCAGAAAATCAGGAAAGGTGGAGCTGAAGTTGGGTGATATTGTCATGGACGTCTCTGAGGGAGCTGCATTCTCCTTCCTTCAG CAACTGGTGTCTGTGCATCTGTCTGATAGTCGGACTGGAGACATGATGGTGTTAGGAAACGTCCAACACAAACTGGTCTTATCTCCTGACTTCCAGGCTTTACTGCAACAAGCTGcaacacagcagcaacaaggcCCCTGA
- the zgc:171971 gene encoding DNA-directed RNA polymerase III subunit RPC4 isoform X2, whose translation MTARFELLTYTHAQKIFEPNVHAVRKSKDELKEEMHVAPKKERREREERRRENRGRRREKPQTIQSHSIFEQGPADTVRKTGWRGATDLCDSTASPVCKLVKKERKESEEDEDEMLRELQRDNFIDDPGLKNDAKLKPIQLPLSQSSSFMKSQTLTCTENPPLFRPPSWGAQGRAGHSSTQLPKEGQPSLVELLQDLSLSGREELFFMQLPDCMPARASGQKANPALRSTAEKPAKKDNKSEDKRPVHLQAQEAVVKEGCPVLSEFSDGLLGKLQIRKSGKVELKLGDIVMDVSEGAAFSFLQQLVSVHLSDSRTGDMMVLGNVQHKLVLSPDFQALLQQAATQQQQGP comes from the exons ATGACAGCCCGTTTTGAACTgttaacatacacacacgcacaa aaaatCTTTGAGCCAAACGTCCATGCTGTGAGGAAAAGCAAAGATGA GTTAAAGGAAGAGATGCATGTGGCTccaaaaaaggagagaagagagagggaggagaggagaagagagaacagagggaggagaagagagaagccTCAGACCATCCAGTCTCACTCCATATTTGAGCAGGGTCCTGCTGACACTGTACGCAAAACAG GTTGGCGTGGTGCTACAGACCTGTGTGACTCCACCGCTTCTCCTGTCTGTAAACTtgtgaaaaaagagaggaaagaatctgaggaggatgaagatgagatGCTCAGAGAACTTCAAAGAGATAAT TTTATCGATGACCCAGGTTTGAAGAATGATGCCAAGCTGAAACCCATCCAGCTGCCTCTGTCTCAGTCCAGCAGCTTCATGAAGAGTCAAACACTGACAT GTACAGAGAACCCTCCTCTGTTCAGACCTCCATCCTGGGGAGCTCAGGGTAGAGCAGGTCACAGCAGTACACAGCTGCCCAAAGAAGGACAGCCATCCCTGGTAGAACTGCTGCAGGATCTCAGCCTGTCTGGCAGAGAGGAGCTCTTTTTCATGCAGTTACCTGACTGTATGCCGGCCAGAGCATCTGGACAAAAGGCCAACCCTGCTCTCAGATCTACAGCAGAGAAACCTGCCAAGAAGGACAACAAGTCTGAAGACAAGAGGCCTGTGCATCTGCAAGCACAA GAGGCTGTGGTGAAGGAGGGCTGTCCTGTACTGTCAGAATTCTCAGATGGACTTCTTGGTAAACTCCAGATCAGAAAATCAGGAAAGGTGGAGCTGAAGTTGGGTGATATTGTCATGGACGTCTCTGAGGGAGCTGCATTCTCCTTCCTTCAG CAACTGGTGTCTGTGCATCTGTCTGATAGTCGGACTGGAGACATGATGGTGTTAGGAAACGTCCAACACAAACTGGTCTTATCTCCTGACTTCCAGGCTTTACTGCAACAAGCTGcaacacagcagcaacaaggcCCCTGA
- the tfam gene encoding transcription factor A, mitochondrial — MAPFSLMTASVSLLAKSFNVFSCTSSLARCTGVLPAVFINSVKCLTSQASGPPKRPLNGYMRYVLQQQPVMTRQNPEIKSVDIIRKIAQQWRTLSPEEKRPFEEASLRAREQFKVDLQRYQAQLTPAQVQQQALEKRQRMAKRKAIRKKRELTILGKPKRPRSPFNIFMSEHFEEARGTTTQAKMKSLLEDWKNMFSHQKQVYTQLAEDDKIRYKNEMKSWEEHMVEIGREDLIRDQTLSAKKKPAAKTPAARKGTKKAKAVKKAGATTKSKTTRKTTKSISTKTVRSPKKT; from the exons ATGGCTCCGTTCAGCTTAATGACAGCAAGTGTTAGCCTGCTGGCTAAGTCCTTCAATGTCTTCAGCTGCACAAGCAGTCTTGCAAG GTGTACCGGAGTCCTCCCAGCTGTGTTCATCAACTCAGTGAAATGTCTGACCTCTCAGGCTAGCGGCCCTCCAAAAAGGCCTCTCAACGGATACATGAGATATGttctccagcagcagccagtCATGACCAGACAAAATCCAG AAATCAAATCAGTGGATATCATCAGGAAGATCGCCCAGCAGTGGAGAACCTTGAGCCCAGAAGAGAAACGG CCATTTGAGGAAGCCTCTCTGCGGGCAAGGGAGCAGTTTAAGGTAGACCTCCAGCGCTACCAGGCCCAGCTGACCCCAGCACAAGTCCAGCAACAAGCCCTGGAGAAGAGGCAGAGGATGGCCAAGAGGAAGGCCATCCGCAAGAAGAGG GAGTTAACCATTCTGGGGAAGCCCAAACGTCCTCGCTCTCCGTTCAACATCTTCATGTCGGAGCACTTTGAGGAGGCCAGAGGAACCACAACACAG GCAAAGATGAAGTCTCTGTTGGAGGACTGGAAGAATATGTTCAGCCATCAGAAACAG GTCTACACACAACTGGCTGAGGATGACAAAATCCGCTACAAGAATGAGATGAAGTCGTGGGAGGAGCACATGGTGGAGATTGGACGAGAAGACCTGATCAGAGACCAGACCCTGTCTGCTAAGAAAAAACCTGCTGCTAAAACTCCAGCGGCAAGGAAAGGAACAAAGAAGGCTAAAGCGGTGAAAAAGGCTGGTGCGACAACAAAGTCAAAAACAACCAGGAAGACGACAAAAAGTATCTCCACAAAAACTGTCAGAAGTCCAAAAAAGACGTAA